The Saimiri boliviensis isolate mSaiBol1 chromosome 12, mSaiBol1.pri, whole genome shotgun sequence nucleotide sequence TAGCATATGGCATTCAGGATTCATCCATAACGAGTGTTGCACATCTCAGCGGTTCACGGGTGTAACAGGTTGCATTGTATGATGTACCACCGTCTGCTTACCTGTTCCCCGGATGATGGTCTTTGCTTTAGTCAAGTTTTTGGTGATTAATACATTACTTGATCTTTATCGTCATATCCTTAATGTGTCTGTAACTCTGTTACTCACCATTTAATGGTCTTTCTCAGTTGAGTCCAGGATTTGGTGATTGCATTCATACATTATTCAGTCATTACCACAGCCTGTTCGGCAGGCAttatcatcatctccattttatcaAGAAATGGGCAGGGGGAGTGGTGTCTGCCCAAGGGCTCCCAGAACCTGTACCCTTTCAGAGTCTGTGGCTCCTGGATGTGACAGCGATCTCTTGGGGGGCACTGACGACAATGTTCTTCTGCTTCTCAGGGACCATACAGAAAGAAGAGTCACCCCACCCACGGCCGGGGCCTGCCATTCCCTGGGAGGAGGGCCTCTACTTCACTGCCAGGGCCCTAGGGATGTTGGGCTAGAGCAGCTCCCCGTCTTCAGAGTCCTCCGAGTACCAGTCGTGCTGCTCCTGCATGTGCAACGAGGACAACGCTGCCCCGCAGAGTGTGTGTGCCTTCTACACGCATGTGCAGACCGTGCGGGGCCTGGCAGTGGCCTGTGAGACCGAGGCAGGCTTCCAGCCCATCAGCAGGAAGCCCTGAATCCATAAAGCCCAGTTCATcaagaggcagaggaggaaaggCTCCTCCTTCAAGATGGCTTCCGACACCGACCTGCATTGGGACCTGGAGGCCTGCAAGAGCAATTGCAGACCTGAGCCTGAGGACACAGAGCTGCTGGAGTGTTGCTCGCAGGAGGTGCGGTACGGGAGCCCCCGGACTGGCTGGTCACCACTGACTATGGGCTGCACTGCCTGGCCTGCTGCCGGGTCTTCCCCTCCCTGGATGCTCTGTTGGAGCATGTGCAGCATGGCATCCAGGAGGGCTTCAGCTGCCAGATCTTTTTTGAGGAGATGCTGGAGAGAAGGTGGGCTCAGGGCCAAGCACATGACCAGCAGCCAGAGGAGGAGCAGAGCCCTTCAGACAACAGCGAATGTTCCTGGTCCCGAGGAGAGGTGCTCCCAGCACAGCAGCAGGAGAAGCAGCGAGCCGGAGGGAAGATGCCCACCCCTGCCCTCACCTCCAGTGCCTGGGGCTGCTCCTTCCCTAGCCAGCAGGATCAGAGCCACTCAGTCAGGGAAAGAGGATGAGCGCTGGGGGAAAGGAATGGCATGGAGTGCAGAGCAGCGACGGCTGGGAGACTGGAAAGAGCCTGCCTCCTGCCCTAGGCGCAGCACCTCCACCAGGGTCCATTTCAAAACCCAAACCCACACGAGAGGACTCTGAGTATTTCTGATGGCAGGCACAACATCTGAAACCCACAAATGCATGGCCAGAGGGATTTCTATTTTTGCCAGTGGATCAGGCAGGTCCACACATGCTAAGTAGCTGTGGCTCATGAGACAGCCAACTGCAAATGACTCTTCAGCCCTTTGTTTTTCACTGTTACAGATCTGTCATATGCCCTAGTTCTATGTCTTTTATGTTATTGGGATTAAACACAAAATTGAATGCAGTGACTAATTGAGTGAACCATGCTGTCAGATTGGACACATGGGAAGTTGCCATTTCCGTAGGTTACAAACTAGCACAGACACTTGGAGACAGGCAGCTCCTCAAGGTagagcaggaggctggggatGTCCTTTCAACCTAGGAGTTGATCTCTCTCAactatacatttttaagtgtTGCCACCAAATTCATCTTCACCCTTCTCCCTGTCTCAGGGGGCTGCATTCATTCAAGAAAAATTAATCGTGGTCCACTGTGTGTTCAACATGCTGATGGAAGACATATTCCAGCCTCTGATGGAATGTCTCTCTTCCAGTGAGAGACAGTTAGAATGGGCAACTGGAAAACAAGGGGATAAATCCCATCAGGAAAGTATGAAGATCCTAGATGAGGGGGCCCAAGCTCAAGCTTTTGATCTGGAGGAAGAACTTTCCAAAAAAGACGATATTTCCAGGGGCTTAAAGGAAAGGTAGAATAAGCTAGACCAGGGTTCCTCAAACAGCACTGTTGACCCTGCATGCTAATTATTTGTTGCTGAGGCTGTCCTATCTGCTGCAAGATGTTTACTGGCATCCCTGGCATCTACCCATCAGATGCCAGCAGCATTCCCTGCCCCACAGTTGTGACAGCAGCATCCCCTGCCCCACAGTTGTGACAGTCacaaatgtcttcagacattaaCAGATGTTCCCCGGGGACAAAATCACCCTTGGTTGAGAACCTCTCACTAGACAAGAACAAGGCCATTAGGAGAGAAAACAGACATGATACATTTGGGGAATTGCTAGCCATCTGATCTGGCTGGAATGCTGGGGGTATTTGTCTCTCCTATAGTTCATAAAGATGTGCTGGGGACTGAAGTGGACATGGGGAACAAATGAACAAAGGGGACCAGGCAGACATGGACGCTGCTCTGTGGAGCCTATGGCCTGAACGCATGCGTATAAAACAATTACGAAAGTTCCCATTTCATGACCTAAAGGGTCCTGTATGGTTGGACCTTTGCTACCTTCTTCATCACCATCTCAACATTCTGTGCCTCATTCACTGTGCTTCAACCACATGGGCCCCCTTCTTTCCTTAAAGGATTCAAATGTTCATGCTTCAGGGCCTTTGCCCTTGCTGTCCCCTCTACGTGGAATGTGCCTTTGTCTGTCTCTCTTCTGGCTGTCCCCTTGCCCATCTTGGAGGTTGCAGCTTAAATATCTTTTTCAGAGGGTCCTTTCCCAATCGCGCTGTCTTAGCATATGCATCATTCTAAGTTTGGATGCTTTTAGGAAGTGACAGGAtcagatttatgttttaaaaagctcACTCCATGGTGTGTGGGACATGGATTGGAATAGCAGCAAAAGAAGCAAATGAGAAGTGGAGAGATCAGTTAGGAGGCTGTTGAGAAAGTCCAGGCCAGGAATGACGGCGACTTCGAAAAGGCTGTCCCAAGCCAAGATGGAGAAGAATGGTGATTTCAAGACTTATTTGGGGAATAGAATCCAAAGGCCTTGGGGAAGGGTGCATGCAGGGGTGTGAGAAAGGGGTTTGTCATGGTGGATCCCCAAGTTCCCAGGAGGAACAAATGTGGGTGGCTGTGCATTAACTGATAAGGGGAACTTTGGAGGGTGATTTCAGTATAAGTGTGCTTGTGTGTGAGCCTGCATGTCTGTGTTGGACACGCATATCAGCATGTGTCTGCCTGTAGACATACAGGTGTAAGTGTTGGGAGGTGGGTGATAGAGGTCAGTTGAGACATGGTCAGTTCTAAATGCTAATGGCACATCTGGGCAGAGATGTTGAGTGGGAAGTTCACGTTATTTAGATCAGTCTAGATTGGAAATGTAGATGAGAAAGTTACCTGCAAATAAATGGTACCATACTAAAAAGCCACAGCAGTGGATGGATGACACTAGCTAGGGTGCTGGTA carries:
- the FAM170B gene encoding LOW QUALITY PROTEIN: protein FAM170B (The sequence of the model RefSeq protein was modified relative to this genomic sequence to represent the inferred CDS: deleted 2 bases in 1 codon; substituted 3 bases at 3 genomic stop codons), whose product is MKRPFMDHRGEQSPTDGTTLNLTSPESTEESVEVCXPGTIQKEESPHPRPGPAIPWEEGLYFTARALGMLGXSSSPSSESSEYQSCCSCMCNEDNAAPQSVCAFYTHVQTVRGLAVACETEAGFQPISRKPXIHKAQFIKRQRRKGSSFKMASDTDLHWDLEACKSNCRPEPEDTELLECCSQEAVREPPDWLVTTDYGLHCLACCRVFPSLDALLEHVQHGIQEGFSCQIFFEEMLERRWAQGQAHDQQPEEEQSPSDNSECSWSRGEVLPAQQQEKQRAGGKMPTPALTSSAWGCSFPSQQDQSHSVRERG